The region AACGAGGTCCGCGTTCTGGAGGTGGAGATCGAGATCGCCCGCGTTCGGAAACTGGTCGTCGGCGACGAAGGTGTAGCGCGTGCGCCACTCGCCGCGCGTCGCCGCGCTCTCGTAACGCTTGATCTTCCGCACCATGTCGGCGGCCTCACTGGGCAGCCGGACGGGCAGCCGCCCGATGCCGATATCGACGCGCTCGCGATTCGCCGTGCTGACGCTATAATTCCAAACGCCTTCGTCGTCGTCGAGCAGCCCGAAGTAGTCGTCGCTCGTGTACGACTCGATGCGGTTGAAGGAGTTGTCCGTCTGGTAGACCGGGACCCAGTTGTTCTGATCGCCGTTGGGCCGGATGCCACGGAAGTCATAGTGGCCGTCGCCGAAGAGGAGGGCATAGCGGAGCGCGGGGTCGGTGCTCGGCCCCCGGTCATAGAGGAAGCGGAGGTAATCGCGCACGGCCCGCATGTCTACGAGCCCGCCGGAGAACTCGTTGTAGATCTGCTGCACGTCGACGACGAGCGGTTGCAAGCCGCCCTCCGCGCGATATGCCGCAAGCTCGTCGGCTGCCTCGCGGAACGGGGCGGCGACGACGATCACGTAGTCGGGGAAACCGCCGACGGCGTGGAGGTTCTGGTTCGGAACAGCTTCGCCGGCGGCGGGCCGACGGATCGCCGGACTCGCCGTCGTGAACGCCACGAGCTCACGGGGTTGATCGGCTTCGGCCACGTCGATCTGCACGCGGTACGTCCCGTCGGCCGCGCGGACACCGAGGCGGCGGATCGCCTGCGGATCGGTCACGTCCCACACCTGCGGCTCGGCGGCGAAGCCGGAGAGCACGAACTCGAAGAGGCCCGCTTCGCCGCCCGGCGTCGCGAACCGGAGGTAATCGTCGGCGGCGCGGAGGGTTTGGGGGTAGAACGCCTCGACGTAGTCGATCCAGCCCTGCCCGCTGCTGCCGCCACCGGAGAGCGTCATCTCCATCCGGAGCGCGGCGCCCGCCGCGACGGTCTGGTCGAACACGTCCACGCGGTCGCGGGCGAGGATGTTGACCGCTCTCAACGAGAACGGTCCGAACGTCTCCCCGCCGCTGCGCAGCGCGAGGCTGACCGTAGCGTTCGACCGCGTCGCGAGGCGCGCGCGGTACTGAACCGTGCCCGCCGCGATCCCCGGCGGCAGCGTGTCGAGCACGACGACGGTCGGGCGCGACGACACGACCTCCGCCCCCATCCAGTCCAGTCCGGAGCCGCCGCCGTCGCGGTCGATCATCCCGTCCGGCAGGTCCTCTTCGCGGAAGGTGCGACCCGTGACTTCGGTGCGTACCGATGGCCCGGGCTGATCGGCAAAGCCGGGGTTGCCGACCCGCTGCGCCGACGGCGCATCGACCCGGATGAAGTACACGTTGCGCCTCGAAAACACGTTGATATAGTGCCGCCAACCGGGATCGCCACTGTCCGCTGCGGCCGAGTCCCACGTCCAACCCTGCGCCGCGGCGCCGTAGAAATAGACGGCGTCGCCCTCGTTGAATACCCCATCGCCGCCGCCAACGGCAAAGGAGGCGTTCTCGGCGAGGTCGGCGACGCGGGGTGCGCTGTTGAGCGCGGGGAGCGGAGCACCGCCGTTTCCGAAGACCACGACCCGGTCCGGATCAATCGCGTCCGGCGACAGCCCGAGGCTGGAGATGAACGCCCGGTCGATCCGGTACATCCCCTCCTTCGTGACGGGTACACGGAACCACGTCCCCGCCGCCAGCACGCTCTGCCCCACCGCGAGGTGCGGGTTATCGGAGCCGCCGGCGCGGCTCGCTGCGTTGCCCGCCAAGCGGCGAGCGGGCGCAGCGGCGTCGAACCGAACGGAGGCGACGATGCGGCGGTAGCGACGCACCGTCTGCCGCTCGGCGTCGTACTGGAGCATCCGCGCCACGAACGTCCCCGTCGGCTGACGCCGCTCCATGCCGAGGTGCGCCACCTCAGCGGCGGGCCCGGCGAAAGCCACCTCTGCATCGGCGGGCGGTGCATAGGGCACCTCGTCGTAGTCCGACGCCAGAATCTCAACGCGGGGGGAGGCAAGGGACGGCAGGGCTACGGACTCCGAGAGCGTCCCGTCCCCACGCACGGCGCGGAGCGCGAAGCTGTACGGGTCGTTGCCCGTCCTCGCTGCTTCAGCGAGCGGCGTCGGCCACGTCGCCGTGGCTTCGAACACGACGCCGGCGTCGGTGCGTTCGAGCACGCGGAGGGTCGGGGCCGTCGAGCCCGACCGGACGGCCTGTGCCTGTGCGGGGACGACGCCCGCGAACCAACTGACACAGAACGTAGCGATCCAGAATCGGAGCGTCATCGAGTGTTGCCTTTGCTAAAGTGAAACAGGGTGCGGGGCCCGTCGCCAGGTGGCGAGGAAGGGGATCGTCAGCAGAACAGAGCCGGGATCACCGACCCGCTGGAAGTAGCACCTGATTCGATAGGCAAACGTTGACGTCGAGGAAACCCGAAAGGGCTTTAGGATTGGCCTTCTGTGCGAGCTTGCAAATATAGTCCCATCCCGAGCCCCAGACAAGGGCACGCCCGCGTCCCCATCGCTCCCCCGAGCCGCCCGTTCCGGCGTCGGGATCGGAGCCGGGAAGCGTGCGGGGCCGCACCCGAGAACGAGTGCGGCCCCGCAACGGGACGACAACACGGGGCGCTCGGCGACGGCTACCCGTTGATGTTGCGGTGAATCGCCTGCCGGGTCAGCCCGATCCGCTCGCCGAGCTGGGAGCGGTTGTCGATGCCGGGGATGCCGACGAAGCCGTTGACGAGGCTCGTAAGGTATTCCTGTCGCAGCTTCGTGATCGGCACCGGCCCGAGGATCTTGGCGATGTCGAGGTCTTCGAGCTCGGTCTGGCAGGCGTGCATGTCGCGCTCCAAGTCCTCCCGAATCGAGTTCCAGACGGGCACCTTCGAGAAGACCACGCGGGCCTGCTCGTAGTACTCGAGGGCGAGGCCGTAGAACTGGAAGTCCCGGTGGTACACCCCGGCGAGCGCGTGCAGCACGAGGCCCTGCTCGCCGACGAGCTTGTTCCGGCAGGCCAGCTCGTACGCCTTCTGGAGGTCTTCCTCCCCCTCGGCCCGGCGTCCGGTGCGGATGAGCACGACGCCCTTGCCGAGCAGCGCCTTCGGGATGTACTCGACATAGCCGTTGCGCCGGCTCAGGTTGTACACCCGGTTGTAGGTCTCGATGGCTTCTTCGGAATCGTTCGCCTCCGCCTGCGCGTCGGCGCCCTGCAGGAGGGCCGCGATCTCCCACGAGCGAACGCCGAGCCGCCGAGCCTCCTCACGGACCCGGTCGAAGTACTGCTCGGCCGCGACGTCGGAGTGGAGCCGGTGCCGCATCAGCCAACCGAGCCGGTAGTCCAGCACGACGGTTTGGTACGCGTCGTGGGGCTCGATGAAGGCGAGTTCGGTCTTAACGCGCTCGATGGGGGCGTCGCGCAGACAGCGCACCGCCTGGAGTTGGACGTGCGTTCGCCCGACTGCGTCGAGGCCGCCTTCCTTTAGCAGTTCGTTGAATTCGAGGAACGCGTCATAGACCCGCGCTTCCTCGATTGAGCGGAGGGCGTGGTTCCATCGGTCCAGGTGGGCTTTCGAGAGGACGCCAGCGAGGTGCTCGCCAGCCAACTCGATGTGCTCGCGCTCGTGCGCGGGGACCATGGGGATTGAGGGCATATCAGTGGGCTCGCTTGGGGATGGTCAACAAGCAGCCTCAGACGTGCGGCGAGTGCGCGCTCGGGGGCGCGCCACGTAGGAGGGTGTACCCAGATAATCGGACTCCGCCCTCCCCCTCTTAAGCCGCGCGGTGGAAATTGCCCACTCCGCACAGCCCGTCTCCTACCCTCGATTACGCCCCGTCTCCGCCGAACCCCTCGGCGCGGGCTGCGTCGTTCAGCGCGTTGAGCCGCTGCACCATATCTGCCAACCGCTGGCTCGCTTCTTCGATGTCCTGGATCGGCTTGGCCACGTCCGGGTCGAGGTCGAGCGCACGCGCGAGTTCCAGCAGCAGTTGCGCGTTCCCGGAGATGACGGCGAGCGGGTTGTTGATGTCGTGGGTGACGCGGGTGAGCGCCACCTGAAGCTCGACGCGAGGTCCGGCATCACCGTCTTTCTTGATCGGGCGAAGGCCGTCCGAACGCCCATCCAAATGCGGAAGCAATTCGTTCATTGAGCAGGGCAGGTGGTGGGGACGGACGTTTCGCTCCGAGCGGCCAAGCGAGTGAGCCGATGCGTCCGCATGTGGTGGAGAACGAATGTAAGCGGTTACAACTTTCTCGTTTGCAAAATTTCGATGCCATCCCCGGAAGTCGCCAGGCGACCGCACCGAAGCAACTGCATACGTCAAGTTCGGCGCGAGCTACCCGCCGACCCGCAACGACACGGAGTGGAGTCTGCCGCTATCGAGGATGGGTGAGCCCCTTTCTGAATCACAGCGTCCACGGCATTCCTGCCGCGAGCGCGAACCCGTTACCGAACTACTCCCCGTGCTGTAGAAGCGGGAGATTTCGAACGCCCCGACGCGGTCGCGATGTCCGAACCGGTCGAGGGCCCGTGCGTGGGTGCCGATCGTCAAAGGCTGTGCCACCTCCCCGACGACAGGTACCGTCCCGCAATTACACGAAGCAGGAAGTAATGTACCCCTAACTTACAGCAACGTCGGGGCCTCGTCCACCGTGCGGAACCCCCGTTCGCCGTGCTCGATCCGCGCCGTCGCCGTTTCCGTGTCGTGCTCGAAGAAGACGGTCCATCCCTCGCGCGCCGCCTGAGCGAGGATCGGCTCCTTCTCGGCCAGGGTATCGAGCGGGGCCACGTCGTACGCCATCACCCAGAGCAAGGGGACGTGGGCCGCGGTGGGAAGCAGGTCGGCCGCGTAGAGCAGCGTGCGATCAGAGCCAACGATTTTGAGGAGCTGCTGCCCCCGCGTGTGCCCGTTGACGACGAGCGCTTCGACGCCCGGCAGCACCTCACCCGGCCCGTCGACGAGTTGGAGTTGGCCCGACGCTTCGAGCGGGTCGAGGTTCTCGCTTAGGAACGAGGCCCCTTCGCGCGGGCTCGTGTGCGCCCACTCCCAGTGAGACCGCTGAACGTGGAACCGCGCGTTCGGAAACGCAACGCGGAGTTGGCCGTCGCCGTCGCGCACCGTCGAGCCACCGCAGTGATCGAAGTGGAGGTGCGTGAGGACGACGTCGGTCACCTCGTCCGCGCCGAAGCCTGCCGCCCGCAGCGAACGGTGCAGTTCGGACGATTCCACGTCGACGGCGTAGATGTCGGAGAACTTAGCGTCGTACTTGTCGCCGAGCCCGTTGTCGATCAGGACGAGCCGGCCGTCGCCTTCGAGCAGGAGGCACCGCATGGCGAGGGGGATCCGGTTCCGCCCGTCGGGCGCGATGCGGCGCTCCCACAGCGGTTTTGGGATGATCCCGAACATCGCCCCGCCGTCGAGGCCGAGACGGCCGGCGTGGATCTCGTGGAGGGTATACGGACCGATCTTCATGCGGGCACTAGATTGGGCGACGGAACGGAGGGCGAGGGACGACGGACTACTCGTGCTCCTCGTTTTTGAAATGCCCGTTCGACTGCACCTTCCGGCGGCGCTCGCGGGCCTCGCGGACTTCGGGGATGATCTGCTCGAGGTACGTGGAGAGGTAGCGCAGCCGCTCCTCTTCGGTCGATAGCTCCAGCACTTCTTGCTTGCGGACGAGGTCGAGCCCTGCGTTCTGCGCGACCACGTACGAGATCCGCTTCGGGCCTTCGTAGATCGCCGGCCGGATCGTCTCGCCGGCCAGCTCCAGCAACTTCATGTGGAGGGTGATCACCCGCTCCCGCTCGGTCCGGTCCACGAGCCCTTCCATCGGCTCATAGGGTGCGACCTGAGCGGTGAGGTAGAGCCGTTCCTGCATCACCTCTTCGATGCGGAAGCGCTCCACGCCCGTCGCCACGATGTCCATCCGGCCGTCCTCGTAGCGCTCGAGCACGCGCTCGATCCGCGCCGTGCA is a window of Rhodothermales bacterium DNA encoding:
- the porU gene encoding type IX secretion system sortase PorU; protein product: MTLRFWIATFCVSWFAGVVPAQAQAVRSGSTAPTLRVLERTDAGVVFEATATWPTPLAEAARTGNDPYSFALRAVRGDGTLSESVALPSLASPRVEILASDYDEVPYAPPADAEVAFAGPAAEVAHLGMERRQPTGTFVARMLQYDAERQTVRRYRRIVASVRFDAAAPARRLAGNAASRAGGSDNPHLAVGQSVLAAGTWFRVPVTKEGMYRIDRAFISSLGLSPDAIDPDRVVVFGNGGAPLPALNSAPRVADLAENASFAVGGGDGVFNEGDAVYFYGAAAQGWTWDSAAADSGDPGWRHYINVFSRRNVYFIRVDAPSAQRVGNPGFADQPGPSVRTEVTGRTFREEDLPDGMIDRDGGGSGLDWMGAEVVSSRPTVVVLDTLPPGIAAGTVQYRARLATRSNATVSLALRSGGETFGPFSLRAVNILARDRVDVFDQTVAAGAALRMEMTLSGGGSSGQGWIDYVEAFYPQTLRAADDYLRFATPGGEAGLFEFVLSGFAAEPQVWDVTDPQAIRRLGVRAADGTYRVQIDVAEADQPRELVAFTTASPAIRRPAAGEAVPNQNLHAVGGFPDYVIVVAAPFREAADELAAYRAEGGLQPLVVDVQQIYNEFSGGLVDMRAVRDYLRFLYDRGPSTDPALRYALLFGDGHYDFRGIRPNGDQNNWVPVYQTDNSFNRIESYTSDDYFGLLDDDEGVWNYSVSTANRERVDIGIGRLPVRLPSEAADMVRKIKRYESAATRGEWRTRYTFVADDQFPNAGDLDLHLQNADLVSDTVKTNYPAMNVQKIYAMTYPRVQTALGARYPEAQRDIIRSFNEGTLVWNYSGHGGSSALADEKLLVKEDIMLLDNTDRLPIVITATCSFGRYDVVDEQSGAELFLLNAGGGAAGVFTTTRLVYTSANPTSVNLGLNVALAKFLLARGEDGRPLRLGDVYRLTKNTSEGLQSNNRKFSYLGDPGMRIQLPERPVAITSINGEEVGRGDGANRLASAAQQQGGKGDALAAVGDAPATFARNVRPGATAAMRMLPELRALEQAEITGEVLGFDGLRDTGYNGEVEVAVFDAERTVLIPEEAISYTDGRYQVRSDLIYRGRATVRDGAWTARFVVPRDISYSNDRGRVSAYVTDSGSEDGFGFTEQFLIGGTAGNPVQDSEGPRVNLFMNDTTFVPGGLVGTTPVLIARLFDENGINTVGAGVGHELLLTVDGAEQQSIDVGRFYRGDLDSFRRGTVEFELPEQTPGPHTLTLRAWDVANNSASATLDYYVEPDGELVLRNVYNYPNPTNGPTRFLFEHNQPPGTVARVQLRIYTLSGRPVRTLDAEETLLGGVLTGSAVQIPWDGRDEDFDTLATGIYLYKVRVEVERPDGEKQVSERIERLAVIR
- a CDS encoding histidine kinase dimerization/phospho-acceptor domain-containing protein, with product MNELLPHLDGRSDGLRPIKKDGDAGPRVELQVALTRVTHDINNPLAVISGNAQLLLELARALDLDPDVAKPIQDIEEASQRLADMVQRLNALNDAARAEGFGGDGA
- a CDS encoding MBL fold metallo-hydrolase, with product MKIGPYTLHEIHAGRLGLDGGAMFGIIPKPLWERRIAPDGRNRIPLAMRCLLLEGDGRLVLIDNGLGDKYDAKFSDIYAVDVESSELHRSLRAAGFGADEVTDVVLTHLHFDHCGGSTVRDGDGQLRVAFPNARFHVQRSHWEWAHTSPREGASFLSENLDPLEASGQLQLVDGPGEVLPGVEALVVNGHTRGQQLLKIVGSDRTLLYAADLLPTAAHVPLLWVMAYDVAPLDTLAEKEPILAQAAREGWTVFFEHDTETATARIEHGERGFRTVDEAPTLL
- a CDS encoding LON peptidase substrate-binding domain-containing protein — encoded protein: MPIPSSEPLPLFPLGLVLYPGESLPLHIFEERYREMMRYCLETDGPFGIVWMQDDDELARVGCTARIERVLERYEDGRMDIVATGVERFRIEEVMQERLYLTAQVAPYEPMEGLVDRTERERVITLHMKLLELAGETIRPAIYEGPKRISYVVAQNAGLDLVRKQEVLELSTEEERLRYLSTYLEQIIPEVREARERRRKVQSNGHFKNEEHE